A genome region from Musa acuminata AAA Group cultivar baxijiao chromosome BXJ3-5, Cavendish_Baxijiao_AAA, whole genome shotgun sequence includes the following:
- the LOC135585093 gene encoding soluble inorganic pyrophosphatase-like isoform X2 yields the protein MAAEADGRGTTTFQHIALNERILSSMMRKSVAAHPWHDLEIGPGAPAVFNCVVEIARGSKVKYELDKASGLIKVDRVLYSSVVYPHNYGFIPRTLCEDGDPMDVLVLMQEQVVPGCFLRARAIGLMPMIDQGEKDDKIIAVCADDPEFRHYKDINDMPPHRLAEIRRFFEDYKKNENKEVAVNDFLPAEDAIKAIEYSMDLYASYIIESLRQ from the exons ATGGCTGCAGAAGCTGATGGGAGAGGCACCACAACTTTCCAGCATATTGCCCTCAATGAGCGCATACTTTCTTCTATGATGCGGAAGTCTGTTGCTGCTCACCCTTGGCATGATTTAGAAATAG GTCCTGGAGCTCCTGCTGTTTTTAACTGT GTGGTTGAAATTGCAAGAGGAAGTAAGGTCAAGTATGAACTAGACAAGGCAAGTGGGCTTATCAAG GTTGATCGGGTTCTCTACTCTTCAGTGGTTTATCCACACAACTATGGTTTCATCCCTCGAACCCTCTGTGAGGATGGTGATCCCATGGATGTACTGGTACTGATGCAG GAGCAGGTGGTGCCTGGTTGTTTTCTGCGTGCTCGTGCTATTGGGTTGATGCCAATGATTGATCAG GGGGAGAAGGATGACAAGATAATAGCCGTTTGTGCTGATGACCCTGAGTTTCGCCATTACAAGGACATCAATGATATGCCACCTCATCGTCTTGCAGAAATCCGCCGCTTCTTTGAAGACT ACAAGAAGAACGAGAACAAGGAGGTTGCAGTAAATGACTTCCTGCCAGCGGAAGATGCCATCAAAGCAATTGAATACTCAAT GGATCTCTATGCTTCCTATATCATTGAGAGCTTGAGGCAGTAA
- the LOC135585093 gene encoding soluble inorganic pyrophosphatase-like isoform X1 — MSDMAAEADGRGTTTFQHIALNERILSSMMRKSVAAHPWHDLEIGPGAPAVFNCVVEIARGSKVKYELDKASGLIKVDRVLYSSVVYPHNYGFIPRTLCEDGDPMDVLVLMQEQVVPGCFLRARAIGLMPMIDQGEKDDKIIAVCADDPEFRHYKDINDMPPHRLAEIRRFFEDYKKNENKEVAVNDFLPAEDAIKAIEYSMDLYASYIIESLRQ, encoded by the exons ATGTCAGACATGGCTGCAGAAGCTGATGGGAGAGGCACCACAACTTTCCAGCATATTGCCCTCAATGAGCGCATACTTTCTTCTATGATGCGGAAGTCTGTTGCTGCTCACCCTTGGCATGATTTAGAAATAG GTCCTGGAGCTCCTGCTGTTTTTAACTGT GTGGTTGAAATTGCAAGAGGAAGTAAGGTCAAGTATGAACTAGACAAGGCAAGTGGGCTTATCAAG GTTGATCGGGTTCTCTACTCTTCAGTGGTTTATCCACACAACTATGGTTTCATCCCTCGAACCCTCTGTGAGGATGGTGATCCCATGGATGTACTGGTACTGATGCAG GAGCAGGTGGTGCCTGGTTGTTTTCTGCGTGCTCGTGCTATTGGGTTGATGCCAATGATTGATCAG GGGGAGAAGGATGACAAGATAATAGCCGTTTGTGCTGATGACCCTGAGTTTCGCCATTACAAGGACATCAATGATATGCCACCTCATCGTCTTGCAGAAATCCGCCGCTTCTTTGAAGACT ACAAGAAGAACGAGAACAAGGAGGTTGCAGTAAATGACTTCCTGCCAGCGGAAGATGCCATCAAAGCAATTGAATACTCAAT GGATCTCTATGCTTCCTATATCATTGAGAGCTTGAGGCAGTAA
- the LOC135585096 gene encoding uncharacterized protein LOC135585096, translated as MGSDDFIDLESSCPNNNNGDYDDDDEGSESRDAKTDSPSRLFSMKEDPLGTENVEVFTGNGEGGDDPNVLDMDLEDDLVQRQTILYERVEIVGSPIVDQLKGEGEQNKETVRAATLNNSTSNNNVIGESPIAGVKRARMTYIEKQPSVRVIYNSLARESKRKLMGLMQQWSQWQAKHQLSSSESEDVPLEDGEETYFPALHVDSKKSSVVTFWVDKQARQDVDKDKVKFEADVPLYDREYTLGSTSVDGSSGPEGIEALGASRCFNCGSYSHSLRDCPKPRDNIAISNARKMHTSKRNPTAGNHAQVRYYQKAPGKFDDLQAGVLGAETRECLGIGEYDPPPWFHRMREMGYPPGYLDVDDEDQPSGITIYADEETKEEYEDGELPERSEPEPPQRKMTVKFPGINAPILETADRHRWAAPSAGSGSNPVRNRVHHRLDHSSDHHGWNFQEQRWPSDLRVNGAPDTEHVFSSSYPGYSPRYSPYNYNPIPRSPDLGRSLSDRGWRSPLHYETSPAHSPHSPHPYPSATHSPKDHHWSHDHWSNKSSYGRIPDSASQNAQDRHDHRGSHHRR; from the exons ATGGGTTCTGATGATTTCATTGATCTTGAATCATCTTGTCCTAATAACAATAATGGTGATTACGATGATGACGACGAAGGATCAGAATCCAGGGATGCCAAAACTGATTCTCCTTCCAGATTATTTTCCATGAAGGAAGATCCTCTTGGTACAGAGAATGTTGAGGTTTTCACAGGGAATGGTGAAGGGGGAGATGACCCTAATGTGCTGGATATGGACCTTGAAGATGACCTGGTCCAACGACAAACCATTCTGTATGAGAGAGTCGAGATTGTTGGATCCCCAATAGTGGACCAGTTGAAAGGAGAGGGGGAACAAAATAAGGAGACAGTCAGAGCTGCTACACTAAATAATAGCACTTCCAACAATAATGTGATTGGTGAAAGCC CTATAGCAGGAGTAAAAAGAGCTCGTATGACCTATATTGAGAAGCAACCATCTGTCCGTGTTATCTACAACTCATTGGCAAG AGAAAGCAAAAGGAAGCTTATGGGGCTTATGCAGCAGTGGTCTCAGTGGCAGGCAAAGCACCAGCTTTCTTCAAGT GAATCTGAAGATGTGCCCTTAGAGGATGGTGAAGAGACATATTTTCCAGCTCTACACGTTGACTCTAAGAAGTCCAGTGTTGTG ACATTCTGGGTCGACAAGCAGGCAAGACAAGATGTTGATAAGGACAAAGTCAAGTTTGAGGCTGATGTCCCTCTTTATGACCGGGAGTATACTCTAGGATCAACTTCAGTTGATGGTTCAAGTGGCCCTGAAGG CATAGAAGCTCTTGGAGCTTCCCGGTGTTTCAATTGTGGCTCATATAGCCACTCGTTAAGGGATTGCCCGAAGCCCCGTGATAATATTGCAATCAGCAATGCTCGCAAGATGCACACTTCAAAACGAAATCCAACTGCCGGTAACCATGCACAAGTTCGGTATTATCAGAAAGCTCCAGGCAAATTTGACGATTTGCAGGCAGGAGTTCTTGGGGCTGAAACAAGAGAATGCTTGGGTATTGGG GAGTATGATCCACCGCCTTGGTTTCACCGGATGCGTGAAATGGGataccctcctggatatctag ATGTTGACGATGAAGACCAGCCTTCTGGAATCACCATATATGCTGATGAAGAGACAAAGGAAGAGTATGAGGATGGAGAACTTCCAGAGAGGAGTGAGCCTGAACCACCACAGAGAAAGATGACTGTAAAGTTCCCCGGGATAAATGCACCTATCCTTGAAACTGCTGATCGCCATCGTTGGGCTGCTCCGTCCGCTGGATCAGGTTCCAACCCAGTCAGAAACCGGGTCCATCATAGGTTGGACCATTCCTCGGACCACCACGGATGGAACTTCCAAGAACAGAGGTGGCCATCGGACCTGAGAGTCAATGGCGCGCCTGATACAGAGCATGTGTTCTCTTCCTCATATCCAGGTTACTCACCAAGGTACAGCCCCTACAACTACAATCCAATACCAAGGAGCCCAGACTTGGGAAGGTCCCTATCTGATAGAGGGTGGAGGAGCCCCTTGCACTATGAAACTTCCCCTGCTCACAGTCCTCACAGTCCACATCCCTACCCTTCTGCTACGCATTCCCCCAAGGACCACCACTGGAGCCATGATCATTGGAGTAACAAAAGCTCATACGGTCGGATCCCAGACTCGGCCTCGCAAAACGCACAAGACAGGCACGACCACCGTGGTAGCCACCACCGGAGGTGA
- the LOC103985402 gene encoding large ribosomal subunit protein mL43, whose product MALRGVWQLQKLIVSYCDWGGSSRGIRGFMETHLPAFKEKNPQLEVVMELVRGQHPHLKGFYKNHNQRVVCVKNLMPEDVLLHATRLRNALGRKVVKLRTRHVTKHPSVQGTWTTALKF is encoded by the exons ATGGCATTGCGAGGAGTTTGGCAGCTACAGAAGCTGATAGTGAGCTATTGTGATTGGGGAGGAAGTAGCAGGGGGATCAG GGGCTTTATGGAAACTCATTTGCCAGCTTTCAAGGAAAAGAACCCTCAGCTAGAGGTAGTAATGGAGCTTGTTCGTGGTCAGCATCCTCATCTGAAGGGCTTTTACA AGAATCACAACCAGCGGGTGGTTTGTGTTAAAAATTTAATGCCAGAGGACGTACTACTGCATGCTACTAGACTAAGGAATGCGTTAGGAAGGAAGGTTGTGAAACTGAGAACAAGGCATGTCACGAAGCATCCCAGTGTTCAGGGCACATGGACAACTGCACTCAAATTTTGA
- the LOC103985401 gene encoding transcription factor bHLH75-like isoform X1 yields the protein MGEFIDEGFSCLEPCSVFMAMDSSMELLCQFPELNDTAMDHPSSGLMCYSDENSSSHQTDELLTAIVGNLTSLLPATAASAISYASNNSALSGTATKSAEANPKKKEKKKKKKKKKKNGCRRSSSKEEDMPKEVVHVRARRGQATNNHSLAERARREKINERMRCLQGLVPGCHKAMGIAAMLDEIINYVQSLQNQVQMLSMKLAVCESSLERMQVAATLQEEHNSRFAQDEVGGGCGAAFVSLNHF from the exons atggGGGAGTTCATCGATGAGGGTTTCAGCTGCCTCGAACCCTGCAGTGTCTTCAtggccatggattcaagcatgGAGCTGCTGTGCCAATTCCCAGAGCTAAATGACACTGCCATGGATCACCCAAGCTCGGGACTGATGTGCTACTCTGATGAGAACTCCTCATCTCACCAGACCGATGAGCTCTTGACGGCAATCGTCGGTAACCTGACAAGCTTACTGCCTGCCACTGCAGCGTCCGCCATTAGCTATGCAAGCAACAACAGTGCTCTCTCAGGGACTGCAACGAAGTCAGCAGAAGCAAACcctaagaagaaggagaagaagaagaagaagaagaagaagaagaagaat GGCTGCAGGAGAAGCAGCTCGAAGGAGGAGGACATGCCTAAGGAGGTGGTTCATGTGAGAGCAAGAAGAGGCCAAGCTACTAACAACCACAGCCTAGCTGAGAGG GCGAGGAGGGAGAAGATCAACGAAAGAATGAGATGCTTACAAGGCCTGGTTCCTGGCTGCCACAAG GCAATGGGGATAGCAGCAATGCTTGACGAGATCATAAACTATGTGCAGTCGCTGCAGAACCAAGTTCAG ATGCTCTCCATGAAACTGGCGGTCTGTGAGAGCAGCTTGGAGAGGATGCAAGTTGCTGCAACTCTacag GAAGAACACAACTCACGCTTTGCACAAGACGAGGTGGGAGGAGGATGTGGTGCTGCCTTCGTCTCTCTGAATCACTTCTGA
- the LOC103985401 gene encoding transcription factor BEE 1-like isoform X2 — translation MGEFIDEGFSCLEPCSVFMAMDSSMELLCQFPELNDTAMDHPSSGLMCYSDENSSSHQTDELLTAIVGNLTSLLPATAASAISYASNNSALSGTATKSAEANPKKKEKKKKKKKKKKNGCRRSSSKEEDMPKEVVHVRARRGQATNNHSLAERARREKINERMRCLQGLVPGCHKAMGIAAMLDEIINYVQSLQNQVQSL, via the exons atggGGGAGTTCATCGATGAGGGTTTCAGCTGCCTCGAACCCTGCAGTGTCTTCAtggccatggattcaagcatgGAGCTGCTGTGCCAATTCCCAGAGCTAAATGACACTGCCATGGATCACCCAAGCTCGGGACTGATGTGCTACTCTGATGAGAACTCCTCATCTCACCAGACCGATGAGCTCTTGACGGCAATCGTCGGTAACCTGACAAGCTTACTGCCTGCCACTGCAGCGTCCGCCATTAGCTATGCAAGCAACAACAGTGCTCTCTCAGGGACTGCAACGAAGTCAGCAGAAGCAAACcctaagaagaaggagaagaagaagaagaagaagaagaagaagaagaat GGCTGCAGGAGAAGCAGCTCGAAGGAGGAGGACATGCCTAAGGAGGTGGTTCATGTGAGAGCAAGAAGAGGCCAAGCTACTAACAACCACAGCCTAGCTGAGAGG GCGAGGAGGGAGAAGATCAACGAAAGAATGAGATGCTTACAAGGCCTGGTTCCTGGCTGCCACAAG GCAATGGGGATAGCAGCAATGCTTGACGAGATCATAAACTATGTGCAGTCGCTGCAGAACCAAGTTCAG TCTCTTTGA